Proteins encoded within one genomic window of Vanrija pseudolonga chromosome 3, complete sequence:
- the PHO85 gene encoding Negative regulator of the PHO system has protein sequence MTSLIGLGNYVQLEKLGEGTYATVYKGRSRTTSEIVALKEIHLDAEEGTPSTAIREISLMKELKHVNIVRLHDVIHTESKLVLIFEYCEQDLKRYMDTHGDRGALPLNTVKNFTYQLLSGISFCHANRVLHRDLKPQNLLINRRGELKIGDFGLARAFGVPVNTFSNEVVTLWYRAPDVLLGSRTYSTSIDIWSVGCIFAEMITGYPLFRGRDNNDQLVQIMKIVGTPSDATLQQIKINSPEIQLKQPLSKHPKQPLHSIVPKAPRDAINLLEHLLQFEPNRRYDAQEALNHPYFTSAPIQAPAIPPSVSSSTASLALPPRVAARASQASAAVQAQQVAAQQQAAAAQAQAQAHVQAQQAQAQAQLAAQQQQQYNMMLAQQRQQQQQQQGYYADPNIQAQAAAQMQLAQAQAQAQAQAQAQAQAQAQAHAQAQASMDPNQQGYYMNPNDGRY, from the exons ATGACGTCTTTGATAGGATTAGG GAACTACGtgcagctcgagaagctcggcgagggAACGTATGCCACCGTGTACAAG GGCCGGTCCCGCACGACGTCTGAGATCGTTGCGCTCAAGGAGatccacctcgacgccgaggagggaaCTCCGTCTACGGCTATCCGCGAGATCAGCTTAATGAAGG AGCTCAAGCACGTCAACATTGTTCGCCTCCACGACGTCATCCACACCGAGAGCAAGCTCGTTCTCATCTTCGAG TACTGTGAGCAGGATTTGAAACGGTACATGGACACGCACGGCGATCGCGGTGCGCTCCCCTTGAACACGGTCAAGAACTTCACCTACCAGCTGCTCAGC GGCATCTCCTTCTGCCACGCCAACCGTGTGCTCCACCGTGATTTGAAGCCCCAGAACCTGCTCATCAACCGCCGTGGCGAGCTCAAGATTGGTGACTTTGGTCTGGCCCGCGCCTTTGGCGTGCCCGTCAACACGTTCAGTAACGAG GTCGTGACGCTGTGGTACCGTGCCCCCGACGTGCTCCTCGGATCAAGGACGTACAGCACCAGCATCGACATTTGGAGTGTGGGCTGCAT CTTTGCCGAGATGATCACCGGATACCCCCTTTTCCGTGGCCGTGACAACAACGACCAGCTTGTCCAGATCATGAAGATTGTCGGCACGCCATCTGATGCCACGCTGCAACAGATCAAGATCAACTCT CCTGAAATCCAGCTAAAGCAGCCTTTGAGCAAGCACCCCAAGCAGCCCCTGCACTCGATTGTGCCCAAGGCTCCACGAGACG cgatcaacctcctcgagcacctcctccAGTTTGAGCCCAACCGCCGATACGACGCCCAGGAAGCGCTCAACCACCCGTACTTCACCTCGGCACCGATCCAGGCTCCCGCGATCCCTCCttccgtctcgtcgtcgacggcgtcccTTGCACTTCCCCCTCGCGTCGCTGCTCGTGCATCGCAGGCCTCAGCTGCCGTCCAGGCACAGCAGGTggccgcccagcagcaggcagctgCGGCTCAGGCTCAGGCTCAGGCGCACGTAcaggcccagcaggcccaggcgcaggcccagctcgctgcccagcagcagcagcagtatAACATGATGCTTGCACAGCAgcgtcagcagcagcagcagcagcagggctaCTATG CCGACCCCAATATCCAGGCCCAGGCAGCCGCACAGatgcagctcgcgcaggcgcaggctcAAGCCCAGGCCCAGGCTCAGGCTCAAGCCCaagcgcaggcgcaggcgcatGCTCAGGCTCAGGCGAGTATGGACCCAAAC cagcagggatACTACATGAACCCGAACGATGGAAGGTACTGA